A part of Paenibacillus sp. IHBB 10380 genomic DNA contains:
- the solA gene encoding N-methyl-L-tryptophan oxidase: MVIRTLYDVIVIGAGSMGMSAGYHLAMQGVRTLLIDTFDPPHQEGSHHGESRLIRHAYHGGPPYVSMALRAHKLWNELEEATETSLFVQSGVLNMSSSKVYSYEERLKDSLQFGVPIELLDADEIAKRWPGIRLTEDFAGMYEPEAGYLFSEKCVGAYRQMALAAGATLLPYTRVESIGADHGGVSVYTQHGVFHAEKAILSAGAWFKTLEPFITLPIQSIRKAVGWFQSEVPIFDAGNFPGFTLGTVEGGFYGFPSIGGAGVKIGRHNQGVPWQPGEPIEPFGAYADDEADLRRALETYMPSAAGNLIRGAVCKYEMTPDEDFIIDYHPAYPNILLAGGFSGHGFKFSSVVGEILSDLIVKQETTQDISPFAISRFNNM; encoded by the coding sequence ATTGTCATTCGTACGTTATACGACGTCATTGTCATAGGGGCAGGATCGATGGGCATGAGTGCAGGGTATCATCTGGCTATGCAGGGCGTACGTACACTGCTTATTGATACCTTTGATCCTCCACATCAGGAAGGAAGCCATCATGGAGAGTCCCGGTTAATCCGACATGCTTATCATGGTGGCCCACCCTATGTATCGATGGCCCTCCGAGCACACAAACTTTGGAATGAGTTAGAAGAAGCAACAGAAACTTCGCTATTTGTTCAATCGGGTGTATTGAATATGTCGTCTTCCAAAGTGTATTCATATGAAGAACGGCTGAAAGATTCCCTTCAATTCGGAGTTCCGATAGAACTACTAGATGCAGATGAAATCGCGAAGCGGTGGCCGGGTATTCGGCTTACAGAGGATTTCGCAGGGATGTATGAACCGGAGGCAGGATATTTATTCAGTGAGAAATGCGTGGGAGCCTATCGCCAGATGGCATTGGCAGCTGGAGCAACCTTGCTACCCTATACAAGGGTTGAATCCATTGGTGCAGATCATGGTGGAGTGTCTGTATACACACAGCATGGTGTATTTCATGCAGAGAAAGCAATTTTAAGCGCAGGAGCTTGGTTCAAGACATTGGAACCGTTCATTACATTGCCGATCCAATCCATTCGTAAGGCTGTGGGCTGGTTTCAGAGTGAGGTGCCGATCTTTGATGCAGGGAACTTTCCCGGTTTTACACTTGGAACTGTAGAGGGTGGATTTTATGGATTTCCAAGCATAGGAGGTGCCGGTGTCAAGATTGGCCGACATAATCAAGGTGTACCTTGGCAGCCTGGCGAACCTATTGAGCCGTTCGGAGCTTATGCCGATGATGAAGCCGATCTACGCAGGGCACTTGAGACTTACATGCCATCAGCAGCAGGGAACCTCATTCGTGGTGCCGTATGTAAATATGAGATGACGCCCGATGAGGACTTCATCATAGATTACCATCCAGCTTATCCTAATATACTGTTAGCGGGTGGCTTCTCAGGACATGGATTCAAATTCTCAAGTGTCGTAGGAGAAATTTTATCGGATCTGATCGTGAAGCAGGAGACGACGCAGGACATTAGCCCATTTGCGATATCACGATTTAATAATATGTGA
- a CDS encoding glycosyltransferase family 4 protein has product MHILIVAPEQIPVPGSGSVEICILSIAKQLAKHHKVTIISKRSSHLPVQSHMGNITVVRVTSGSARTYITSVLRYMKRKSYDFIQVDNRPFYMAKIKKAFPRTPVSIFLHSLTFVPNTSEIKNSLRKADFIIANSSSLRQKLISRFPDTAKNIHTVELGVDTSRFRPAKKSEQKASKTKYRIRGAFTVLFVGRVIPRKGVPILVKAAHLVRKHTPIHLIIVGRGSPSYIRRLKLQAYKLGVPITFTGKKSHQEIHKIYRIADCFVCPSQKHEAFGLVNVEAMASGIPVIASRNGGIQEVVKHEHNGYLVDRYQRPSEFADYLLRLAKSPSLRDKLSANGRSDVLQHFTWSQTSTKLAAIYSKAISS; this is encoded by the coding sequence TTGCACATACTAATTGTTGCACCAGAACAGATCCCCGTTCCAGGAAGCGGCTCTGTGGAAATATGTATCCTCTCGATAGCCAAGCAGCTTGCGAAGCATCACAAAGTAACCATTATTAGTAAACGATCTTCTCATCTCCCAGTTCAGAGCCATATGGGCAATATAACGGTTGTTCGTGTGACCTCAGGAAGTGCTAGAACTTACATTACCTCTGTCCTTCGGTATATGAAACGCAAATCATACGACTTCATTCAAGTGGATAACCGTCCTTTCTATATGGCCAAAATTAAAAAAGCATTCCCTCGTACACCCGTCTCCATCTTCCTGCATTCCTTAACCTTTGTACCCAACACTTCTGAAATAAAGAACTCCTTAAGAAAAGCAGATTTTATTATTGCTAATAGTAGCTCATTACGACAAAAATTAATTTCTAGATTTCCTGATACCGCTAAAAATATCCATACCGTTGAGCTTGGTGTAGACACCTCTCGCTTTCGCCCAGCTAAGAAGTCTGAGCAAAAAGCGTCTAAAACTAAGTATCGAATTCGCGGAGCCTTCACGGTTCTATTCGTAGGCAGAGTCATTCCACGAAAAGGCGTACCCATCCTCGTTAAAGCTGCTCATCTCGTACGTAAGCACACGCCCATTCATCTCATCATTGTAGGTAGAGGAAGTCCTTCCTACATTCGACGTCTAAAACTCCAAGCTTATAAACTAGGGGTCCCTATCACATTTACGGGAAAAAAATCTCATCAAGAAATCCACAAAATATACCGCATAGCTGACTGTTTTGTCTGCCCATCACAAAAGCACGAGGCCTTCGGTCTCGTCAATGTGGAAGCGATGGCTTCGGGCATTCCGGTCATCGCCTCACGAAATGGTGGAATCCAAGAGGTAGTAAAACACGAACACAATGGCTACCTTGTTGACCGTTACCAGAGACCAAGCGAGTTCGCTGATTATTTACTACGTTTAGCCAAAAGCCCCTCTCTAAGAGATAAATTAAGTGCTAATGGACGAAGCGATGTGCTTCAGCATTTCACTTGGAGCCAGACGTCTACTAAGTTAGCTGCCATCTATAGCAAAGCTATATCATCTTGA
- a CDS encoding DoxX family membrane protein yields MNFSHVLKHHVFLFFVVLMRVSFGVGWLLAGITKITEKGWFEQPSVFLKNYLEVALTKPNVPLFYKDFIKHICLPYVDCFNYVIPCVQIVVGVLLIVGLFTLPSILICLFMHVNFILSGNMNLISLVLYTCSFGLLLCGSGTFTLSLDRWFKRVPAFAQKSKSPSDLTLNNRSLVN; encoded by the coding sequence ATGAATTTTTCTCATGTTTTAAAGCATCATGTTTTCTTGTTTTTTGTTGTACTTATGCGAGTTTCCTTTGGGGTAGGCTGGTTGTTGGCCGGGATTACCAAAATTACTGAAAAAGGATGGTTCGAGCAGCCTAGTGTTTTTCTGAAAAACTATTTGGAAGTGGCCTTAACGAAACCGAATGTCCCTTTATTCTACAAGGACTTTATCAAGCATATATGCCTCCCTTATGTCGATTGTTTTAACTATGTCATTCCCTGCGTTCAGATCGTGGTTGGCGTGCTGTTGATTGTTGGTTTGTTCACGTTACCGAGCATCCTCATTTGCTTATTTATGCATGTCAACTTCATTCTGTCAGGCAATATGAATCTGATCAGTCTTGTTCTTTATACATGCTCTTTTGGGTTATTACTTTGCGGCTCGGGCACATTCACGCTTAGTCTGGACCGATGGTTTAAACGAGTGCCCGCATTTGCGCAGAAATCGAAATCTCCTTCCGACCTTACTCTGAATAACAGATCCCTCGTGAACTGA
- a CDS encoding class I SAM-dependent methyltransferase: protein MNALEYKAFYDRIGAINGWDFSQLQCISEGLKWHFFNEVSQRCNKYDLLLDIGTGGGEALLSITDSALLLVGIDHSTGMITTANNNLMKSHITNVRFIHMDAEKLDFPDHFFNIVSCQHSHFDATEIARVLTPDGIFLTQQVSEQDKFNLKQAFGRGQAWGTEAGTLQRKYITDLQKAGFTDIQFLECNVVEYYPSVEDLVFLLSHTPIIPNFGEYDNDFDVLEQFITDQRTPAGIKTNSERFMIIAKK from the coding sequence ATGAACGCATTAGAATATAAAGCTTTTTATGATCGCATTGGCGCAATCAACGGTTGGGATTTTAGTCAACTACAATGTATATCTGAAGGATTGAAGTGGCACTTCTTCAATGAAGTATCCCAAAGGTGCAATAAATATGATCTACTTCTTGATATCGGTACAGGTGGCGGAGAAGCCCTATTATCCATCACTGACTCCGCATTACTTCTAGTTGGGATTGACCATTCCACAGGTATGATTACAACAGCAAATAACAATTTAATGAAATCCCATATAACTAACGTACGATTCATACACATGGATGCTGAGAAACTGGATTTCCCTGACCACTTCTTCAATATAGTCTCTTGTCAGCACTCCCACTTTGACGCAACAGAAATAGCGAGGGTACTCACCCCCGATGGCATCTTCCTCACCCAGCAAGTCAGTGAGCAAGATAAGTTCAATCTTAAACAAGCATTCGGAAGAGGTCAGGCATGGGGAACCGAAGCAGGGACACTCCAGCGTAAGTATATAACTGATTTACAAAAGGCTGGCTTCACTGACATCCAGTTCCTCGAGTGTAATGTAGTGGAATATTATCCCTCAGTAGAGGACTTAGTATTTCTACTTAGTCATACACCTATTATTCCTAACTTCGGAGAGTACGATAACGACTTTGATGTACTGGAGCAATTCATTACTGACCAACGTACTCCAGCAGGAATTAAGACAAACTCAGAACGCTTTATGATCATTGCTAAGAAATAA
- a CDS encoding amidohydrolase — protein MLEQQLIEIRRHLHLNPELSHEEFETTESIRGWLEEAGIKVVDYSLATGIIAEVGGHHGGPIVAIRADIDALPIQEETGLPYASLIPGKMHACGHDFHTAAILGAALLLKQREQELKGTVRFIFQPAEEKAKGAKLVIQSGALEGVQAIFGMHNKPDLPVGTIGIKSGALMAAADGFVIEVKGVGTHAAVPEAGIDSIVTAAHIVTALQSIVSRNVSSLQSAVISVTRIHSGTAWNVISDKAILDGTIRTFDDKVRSRILERFKQVVDGVAIAYGATASVKWIAGPPSVHNDSSLERLTIEAANSVGLEVVAVAPSPAGEDFAFYQKEIPGFFVFMGTSGRQEWHHPAFDIDERALLISAQYFANLSERAIHQLLMTD, from the coding sequence ATGTTAGAACAACAATTAATCGAGATTAGACGTCATTTACATTTGAATCCAGAATTATCTCATGAGGAGTTTGAAACCACGGAGTCTATTCGTGGTTGGTTGGAGGAAGCAGGCATTAAAGTCGTTGATTATTCGTTAGCAACAGGAATTATTGCGGAAGTGGGCGGACATCATGGTGGGCCCATTGTGGCTATCCGAGCAGACATTGATGCGCTACCTATTCAAGAAGAGACGGGTCTGCCTTATGCATCCTTAATTCCTGGAAAAATGCATGCGTGTGGACATGATTTTCATACGGCTGCAATATTAGGCGCTGCTTTGTTATTGAAGCAGAGAGAGCAGGAATTAAAGGGAACTGTAAGATTTATTTTTCAACCGGCAGAGGAAAAGGCTAAAGGGGCTAAGTTGGTCATCCAAAGCGGGGCGTTGGAAGGTGTGCAGGCCATATTTGGAATGCATAATAAGCCAGACTTACCTGTAGGGACTATTGGTATTAAATCAGGCGCACTGATGGCTGCCGCAGATGGTTTCGTGATCGAAGTGAAGGGAGTGGGCACCCATGCAGCCGTTCCAGAGGCGGGGATAGACTCAATCGTGACCGCAGCGCATATCGTGACCGCATTACAGTCTATTGTCAGTCGTAATGTGAGTTCTCTTCAGAGTGCGGTGATTAGCGTAACTCGGATTCATAGTGGAACGGCTTGGAATGTCATCTCGGATAAAGCAATTCTAGATGGGACGATTCGAACATTTGATGACAAGGTGCGATCTCGCATTCTAGAGCGGTTCAAGCAGGTTGTTGATGGAGTGGCTATTGCGTATGGAGCAACTGCAAGTGTGAAGTGGATTGCAGGTCCGCCGTCAGTACATAATGATAGCTCACTTGAGCGACTTACGATCGAAGCAGCGAATAGCGTGGGGCTAGAAGTTGTCGCAGTAGCACCCTCTCCTGCAGGAGAGGATTTTGCCTTTTATCAGAAGGAGATTCCAGGGTTCTTCGTCTTCATGGGAACCTCAGGACGACAGGAATGGCATCACCCTGCTTTTGATATCGATGAGCGGGCTTTACTTATCAGTGCACAGTATTTCGCGAACTTGTCAGAAAGAGCCATTCATCAGTTGTTAATGACCGATTAG
- a CDS encoding multidrug effflux MFS transporter has translation MNGTSISSSTFSKSKRLWLALVLGTLSAFGPFSLDMYLPSLPLLADDLHTSTSYAQLSLTACMAGLAIGQLLAGPLSDVRGRRKPLIIGLILYTLSSLLCIIVPSIWSFVALRFIQGAAGAAGIVISRAIVRDLYSGTELTKFFALLMLVNGAAPIIAPVAGGQLLEFTTWRGVFVVLSLIGVVALLAVILGLSETLPSNRRARGGLKQMFTTFRHIMGDRLFMGYALSQGLVGTAMFAYISGSPFVLQNIYNVSPQMFSLCFAINGLGIIIASQLAGRLAERIGETRLLVTGLILAAVGGSWLLVAITMKAGLIGILIPLFIVVSCVGLVNTSAFSLAMKNQADSAGSASALLGVMMFLFGGIVAPLVGIGGENTALPMGIIIAIADIGALLIYLLMIGTKKSVD, from the coding sequence ATGAATGGCACTTCTATCTCATCATCCACTTTCAGTAAATCTAAACGCTTATGGCTTGCCTTAGTACTGGGGACGTTGTCTGCATTTGGACCGTTTTCGCTAGATATGTATTTACCTTCTCTTCCACTACTAGCCGATGATTTACATACTTCCACCTCTTATGCCCAGCTCAGTCTCACCGCTTGTATGGCTGGTCTGGCCATCGGACAGTTACTGGCGGGACCGCTCAGTGATGTAAGGGGCCGTCGTAAACCATTGATTATTGGTCTTATACTATACACGTTATCTTCTTTATTATGTATTATTGTACCCTCCATATGGTCCTTTGTAGCCTTACGATTCATTCAAGGAGCGGCTGGTGCTGCGGGAATAGTCATCTCTAGAGCTATAGTCAGAGACTTATACTCGGGGACCGAGCTAACGAAGTTCTTTGCCTTACTAATGCTTGTCAATGGGGCTGCCCCCATCATTGCTCCTGTAGCGGGCGGGCAATTGCTTGAGTTTACGACTTGGCGTGGTGTATTTGTCGTATTGAGTCTCATCGGTGTTGTTGCGCTTCTAGCCGTTATATTGGGTCTATCCGAAACACTACCATCAAATCGGCGTGCACGAGGTGGATTAAAGCAAATGTTCACTACCTTCCGTCATATTATGGGCGACCGGTTATTTATGGGCTATGCACTCTCACAAGGTTTAGTAGGTACAGCCATGTTTGCTTATATATCGGGGTCTCCATTTGTCCTCCAGAATATCTATAACGTTTCTCCTCAAATGTTCAGTTTATGCTTCGCTATTAACGGTCTAGGTATCATTATTGCTAGCCAACTAGCAGGCCGATTGGCTGAACGAATAGGAGAGACTAGACTCCTTGTTACTGGACTGATTTTAGCCGCAGTTGGGGGTTCTTGGTTACTTGTTGCCATTACAATGAAGGCTGGATTAATAGGTATCCTTATCCCTCTATTCATCGTTGTATCCTGTGTCGGACTTGTGAATACTTCTGCTTTCTCCTTAGCTATGAAGAACCAAGCTGATTCTGCGGGAAGTGCCTCTGCCTTGCTCGGTGTCATGATGTTCCTCTTCGGTGGAATAGTTGCACCCCTAGTTGGAATCGGCGGAGAGAACACTGCCCTACCTATGGGGATTATTATCGCAATCGCTGATATCGGTGCCTTATTGATCTACCTACTCATGATTGGAACCAAGAAATCTGTTGATTGA
- a CDS encoding aspartyl-phosphate phosphatase Spo0E family protein produces the protein MNLDAINELIECTRRELNRLANIHGIIDERVLNKSMELDQIINVYIRNKRLIVSGNQDMNTLDYEMMKYPM, from the coding sequence ATGAATTTAGATGCCATAAATGAATTGATAGAGTGTACACGTAGAGAGTTAAATAGACTGGCGAATATCCATGGTATTATAGATGAAAGAGTATTGAACAAATCTATGGAGCTAGATCAGATAATAAACGTTTATATTCGCAATAAAAGATTGATCGTTTCTGGAAATCAGGATATGAATACACTAGATTATGAAATGATGAAGTATCCAATGTGA
- a CDS encoding LLM class flavin-dependent oxidoreductase: MGIKLSILDQSPVFEGDSAADAFRHTLELVKVAEEWGYHRFWVSEHHDSDQVVGSSPEVLISYLLARTESIRIGSGGIMLQHYSPYKVAENFNILATLAPGRVDLGIGRAPGGLPRSTKALQHGIVDAPSLEHKLQDLEQYVYNLLGDNHPHEGLRATPIPEHPADIYLLGASVASAKSAAELGFPYVFAQFINSDPEIAHNALAAYRCHFNHNKGREPQLILALSAIIADTDEEAKELAGDHKLFKIHLDSGKSVTVGTLNQAENFGKQADEPYRIEVKDAEITTGSKETVRQALLGLQQQYGIEEFIVTTALKDFSKRIHSYKLLKEAFSEVLVEGEQ, encoded by the coding sequence ATGGGCATTAAGTTAAGTATATTAGATCAAAGTCCTGTGTTTGAAGGAGATAGTGCAGCAGATGCGTTTCGGCATACATTAGAATTAGTCAAAGTCGCGGAGGAATGGGGTTATCACAGATTCTGGGTATCGGAGCATCATGACTCGGATCAAGTTGTGGGATCTTCACCTGAAGTACTCATTTCTTATTTATTGGCTAGAACAGAATCCATTCGTATTGGTTCAGGGGGGATTATGCTACAGCATTATAGTCCTTACAAAGTAGCAGAGAATTTCAATATACTAGCAACGTTGGCTCCAGGTAGAGTAGATCTTGGGATTGGGAGGGCGCCCGGTGGACTTCCTCGTTCTACGAAGGCACTTCAGCATGGAATTGTAGATGCTCCGTCCTTGGAACATAAATTGCAAGATCTTGAACAGTATGTGTATAACCTGTTGGGTGACAATCATCCTCATGAAGGACTACGTGCCACACCTATTCCGGAACATCCAGCAGATATTTATCTGCTTGGAGCTAGCGTAGCTAGTGCAAAGTCTGCTGCCGAGTTAGGATTTCCTTATGTATTTGCTCAATTTATTAATAGTGATCCTGAGATAGCTCACAATGCTTTAGCCGCATATCGATGCCATTTTAATCATAATAAGGGAAGAGAACCTCAGCTTATTCTCGCACTCTCGGCGATTATTGCAGATACAGATGAGGAAGCAAAAGAATTAGCAGGTGATCACAAACTGTTCAAGATTCATTTGGATAGTGGCAAGAGCGTCACCGTGGGTACGTTAAACCAAGCTGAGAATTTCGGGAAACAGGCTGATGAACCCTACCGCATTGAAGTTAAAGATGCAGAAATTACAACAGGGTCTAAGGAAACGGTTCGTCAAGCCTTACTTGGTTTACAACAACAATATGGCATAGAGGAGTTTATCGTGACGACAGCGCTAAAAGATTTCTCTAAGCGCATTCATTCCTATAAGCTACTCAAGGAAGCTTTCTCGGAAGTACTAGTAGAGGGTGAACAATAA
- a CDS encoding YheC/YheD family protein — translation MKVKGKVKVKVKVKKLRTLTSKWIKTKVLLRHAPISRYIPETVKLTKSSLREMLTKYNMVYIKPERGTYGNGVIRAEWVKNEKQGAYTYKYQVDVVTRTFSTYEAFYTSICKYTKSKSYLVQMGIHLLKYQKRRFDIRVMVQRGAKGIWVSTGIIGRVAHPGKIVTNYHSGGTPMAMGKLLAPHLSAIEQKRVLNQMSQLGVNIAKALQQKYPNFRQIGVDIGLDLKMNPWIIEVNTSPDPYIFNKLADKTMYRKVMRFRKLNV, via the coding sequence ATGAAAGTGAAAGGAAAAGTTAAGGTTAAGGTGAAGGTTAAGAAACTTCGTACCCTGACAAGTAAATGGATTAAAACGAAGGTGCTGCTACGTCATGCTCCAATTAGTCGTTATATTCCAGAGACTGTGAAACTGACGAAAAGTAGCCTAAGGGAAATGTTAACTAAATATAATATGGTATATATTAAACCAGAGCGCGGAACGTATGGTAATGGAGTTATTCGGGCTGAGTGGGTGAAGAATGAGAAGCAGGGAGCCTACACTTATAAATACCAAGTGGATGTGGTTACACGAACGTTCAGTACTTACGAAGCATTCTATACATCCATATGTAAGTATACGAAGAGTAAGAGTTATCTTGTTCAGATGGGTATCCATCTATTGAAATATCAGAAGCGAAGATTTGATATTCGGGTTATGGTCCAGCGGGGTGCTAAGGGGATATGGGTATCAACGGGTATCATTGGCAGAGTAGCACATCCAGGTAAAATAGTAACTAATTATCATAGTGGAGGAACACCTATGGCTATGGGGAAACTGCTAGCTCCTCATTTATCAGCCATTGAGCAAAAGAGAGTCCTGAACCAGATGTCTCAGTTAGGTGTCAATATTGCCAAGGCCCTTCAGCAGAAATATCCTAATTTCAGGCAGATCGGTGTTGATATTGGGCTTGATCTTAAGATGAATCCATGGATTATTGAAGTGAATACGAGTCCAGATCCGTATATCTTTAACAAGCTTGCAGATAAGACGATGTATCGTAAAGTCATGAGATTTCGAAAGCTTAATGTTTAG